A window from Pseudooceanicola algae encodes these proteins:
- a CDS encoding YigZ family protein, producing MADLRIIEAVLSDRGSKYAVAGGPAGSRAAAEALVKQLKRRKKFAKATHNSWAVLLPDGPLKADDGESGAGMVILRMLEREGLEGHLIVVTRWFGGTHLGGDRFRHVQACVRAYLEEIGP from the coding sequence ATGGCGGATTTGCGGATCATCGAAGCGGTGCTGAGCGACCGGGGGTCGAAGTATGCGGTGGCGGGCGGCCCGGCGGGCAGTCGCGCGGCAGCGGAGGCGCTGGTGAAGCAGCTGAAGCGGCGTAAGAAGTTTGCCAAGGCGACGCATAATTCCTGGGCGGTTTTGCTGCCCGATGGCCCGCTGAAGGCGGACGACGGCGAATCCGGGGCCGGAATGGTGATTCTGCGGATGCTGGAACGCGAAGGGCTGGAGGGGCACCTGATCGTGGTGACGCGCTGGTTTGGCGGCACCCATCTGGGCGGAGACCGGTTTCGCCATGTGCAGGCTTGCGTGCGCGCCTACCTTGAAGAGATCGGCCCTTAG
- a CDS encoding H-NS histone family protein — protein sequence MLDLDLDAMDLGDLKKLQAKVSNAIKTYEDRQRKTALAELEAKAAEMGFSLADLTGQPGRKSKVNPPKYRNPEDGTQTWSGRGRQPAWIKDALAKGESLDQFLIVK from the coding sequence ATGCTTGATCTTGATTTGGACGCCATGGATCTTGGCGACCTGAAGAAATTGCAGGCCAAGGTTTCCAATGCCATCAAGACCTATGAGGATCGTCAGCGCAAAACTGCCCTGGCCGAGCTCGAGGCGAAGGCGGCGGAAATGGGCTTTTCCCTCGCAGATCTGACCGGCCAGCCCGGTCGCAAGTCCAAGGTGAACCCACCGAAGTACCGCAATCCTGAAGATGGCACCCAGACCTGGAGCGGCCGCGGTCGTCAACCGGCCTGGATCAAGGATGCCCTGGCCAAGGGTGAATCTCTCGATCAGTTCCTGATCGTGAAGTAA
- a CDS encoding anthranilate synthase component I, translated as MTDLTFQTKGGVTVTRRELPATYMTDTDALAKRLDSHRGVLLSSNYEYPGRYTRWDFGFDAPPLVIESRGRDMRIAALNARGEVLLKIVAPCVQGLDAVAEARVAETEIILKIREPERVFNEEERSRAPSVFSVLRAIVALFFSEEDGHLGLYGAFGYDLTFQFEPIDFHLPRPDDQRDLVLFFADHILVGDHYSTSAMRYQYDFEKDGLNTVDIPGGSAADPFVKGPEDLPRGDHAPGEYAKLVVSAKESFRRGDLFEVVPGQVFYEACKDSPSAIYERLKKINPAPFGFIMNLGDQEYLVGASPEMFVRVTGRRVETCPISGTIARGKDAIEDSEQIMKLLQSKKDESELTMCSDVDRNDKSRVCEPGSVRIIGRRQIEMYSRLIHTVDHIEGRLRAGMDAFDAFLSHTWAVTVTGAPKLWAMRFIEKHEKSTRFWYGGAVGAVQFNGDMNTGLTLRTIRIKDGVAEVRAGATLLNDSDPDAEEAETELKASAMRAAIRGDVRVNDGAGDGTRLPRGKGRRILLVDHEDSFVHTLANYFRQTGAEVMTTRSPLAEKVLEEYKPNLIVLSPGPGKPSDFQCAETIKRALDRNVALFGVCLGLQAISEYFGAELRQLDDPMHGKPSRIAIKDPGLVFAGLDEQVTVGRYHSLYAAAESMPGEVRVTATTSDGIVMGIEHRDLPIAAVQFHPESIMSLGQDAGMRIIENVVERLGIKDKADVLL; from the coding sequence ATGACCGACCTCACTTTCCAGACCAAGGGGGGTGTCACTGTCACCCGCCGCGAACTGCCCGCGACCTACATGACCGACACCGATGCCCTGGCCAAACGGCTGGATTCCCATCGCGGCGTGTTGCTGTCGTCGAACTACGAATATCCGGGGCGGTATACCCGTTGGGATTTCGGTTTCGACGCACCGCCACTGGTGATCGAAAGCCGGGGTCGCGACATGCGGATTGCCGCCCTGAACGCACGCGGCGAGGTGCTGCTGAAGATCGTTGCGCCCTGCGTGCAGGGCCTGGACGCGGTCGCCGAGGCGCGGGTTGCCGAGACCGAGATCATCCTCAAGATCCGCGAACCCGAGCGGGTCTTCAACGAAGAGGAACGCTCGCGCGCGCCGTCGGTCTTTTCGGTGCTGCGGGCCATCGTGGCGCTGTTCTTTTCCGAAGAGGACGGGCACCTGGGGCTTTATGGCGCTTTCGGCTATGATCTGACCTTCCAGTTCGAGCCGATCGATTTCCACCTGCCGCGCCCCGACGATCAGCGCGACCTGGTGCTGTTCTTCGCCGATCACATCCTGGTCGGGGATCACTATTCGACCTCGGCCATGCGGTATCAGTATGATTTTGAAAAGGACGGCCTGAACACGGTCGACATCCCCGGCGGCAGTGCTGCCGATCCCTTTGTCAAAGGTCCCGAAGATCTGCCGCGCGGCGATCATGCGCCGGGGGAGTACGCCAAGCTGGTCGTTTCGGCCAAGGAAAGCTTCCGTCGCGGCGACCTGTTCGAGGTCGTGCCGGGACAGGTTTTTTACGAAGCCTGCAAGGACAGCCCTTCGGCCATTTACGAGCGCCTGAAGAAGATCAATCCGGCCCCCTTCGGGTTCATCATGAATCTCGGGGATCAGGAATACCTGGTCGGGGCCAGCCCCGAGATGTTCGTTCGCGTCACCGGACGCCGGGTCGAGACATGTCCTATCTCGGGCACCATCGCCCGTGGCAAGGATGCCATCGAGGACAGCGAACAGATCATGAAGCTGCTGCAGTCCAAGAAGGATGAAAGCGAGCTGACCATGTGTTCCGACGTGGACCGCAACGACAAGAGCCGCGTTTGCGAACCCGGCTCGGTGCGGATCATCGGACGCCGCCAGATCGAGATGTATTCGCGTCTGATTCACACGGTCGATCATATCGAAGGCCGGTTGCGCGCCGGGATGGATGCCTTTGATGCCTTCCTCAGCCACACCTGGGCGGTAACGGTCACCGGCGCGCCCAAGCTCTGGGCGATGCGCTTTATCGAGAAGCACGAAAAGAGCACGCGGTTCTGGTATGGCGGGGCCGTGGGTGCCGTACAGTTCAATGGCGACATGAACACCGGCCTGACCCTGCGCACCATCCGGATCAAGGACGGCGTTGCCGAAGTGCGCGCCGGGGCGACCCTGCTGAACGACAGCGATCCCGATGCCGAAGAGGCCGAGACCGAGCTGAAGGCCAGCGCCATGCGCGCGGCCATTCGCGGCGACGTGCGGGTCAATGACGGGGCAGGGGATGGCACACGGCTGCCCAGGGGCAAGGGCCGGCGGATTTTGCTGGTCGATCACGAAGACAGCTTTGTTCATACGCTGGCCAATTACTTCCGCCAGACCGGGGCAGAGGTGATGACGACCCGCAGTCCCTTGGCCGAAAAGGTCCTCGAGGAATACAAGCCGAACCTGATCGTATTGTCGCCGGGCCCGGGGAAGCCGTCGGATTTCCAATGCGCCGAAACGATAAAGCGCGCATTGGATCGCAATGTGGCGCTATTCGGCGTCTGCCTGGGATTGCAGGCCATTTCCGAATACTTTGGTGCTGAATTGCGCCAGCTTGATGATCCGATGCATGGCAAGCCGTCGCGGATTGCAATCAAGGACCCCGGCCTTGTCTTTGCGGGCCTGGATGAACAGGTAACGGTCGGCCGCTATCATTCGCTATACGCTGCAGCGGAAAGTATGCCGGGCGAGGTTCGGGTAACGGCAACAACTTCTGATGGAATTGTCATGGGGATTGAACATCGCGATCTGCCCATTGCAGCCGTCCAGTTCCATCCGGAATCCATCATGTCGCTCGGGCAGGATGCGGGAATGCGGATCATCGAAAATGTGGTGGAGCGTCTCGGCATCAAAGACAAGGCCGATGTGCTGCTCTGA